Below is a genomic region from Streptomyces sp. NBC_00461.
GCTCCCGCCCTGCCGACATCCACTAATGTGCCGGACCCGTGTTAAGCGTGTGCTGCGTGCACGTGACGCCCTCGTACCACTTCCAGGAAGTCACGAACTTTCTTGATCACCGAAAGTTCGCCGTGGACACGGGCCGTTCACCGCAGGTTCGCCGCTACTTCTCGCCCTTTGCGAGGAAGGCCAGCAGGTCCTGTCGGCTGATCACGCCCGTCGGCTTGCCCTCGACCAGGACGATCGCCGCGTCCGCCTTGCCCAGTACGGCCATCAGGTCGCCGACCGGCTCGCCGGAACCGACCTGCGGCAGCGGGGCGGACATGTGCTTCTCCAGCGGGTCCTCCAGGGAGGCGCGCTTGGTGAACAGGGCGTCGAGCAGCTCCCGTTCGACCACGGAGCCCACGACCTCGGCGGCCATGACGTCCGGGTGGCCGGCGCCCGGCTTCACGATCGGCATCTGCGAGACGCCGTACTCGCGCAGCACCTCGATGGCCTCGCCGACGGTCTCGTCCGGGTGCATGTGGACGAGGGACGGGATGGCGCCGTGCACCTTGTCGTTGAGCACGTCGGCGACGCGGGCGCTGGGGCCCTCGTCCTCCAGGAAGCCGTAGTCGGCCATCCACTCGTCGTTGAAGATCTTCGAAAGGTAGCCGCGTCCGCTGTCCGGCAGCAGCACGACCACGACGCCGTTCTCGTCGAGGCGCTCGGCGACCCGCAGGGCCGCCACGACCGCCATGCCGCAGGAGCCGCCGACGAGCAGCCCCTCCTCCTTGGCCAGGCGCCGGGTCATCTGGAAGGAGTCCTTGTCGGACACCGCGACGATCTCGTCGGCGACGGTCCGGTCATAGGCGGTCGGCCAGAAGTCCTCACCGACGCCCTCGACCAGATACGGCCGCCCGGAGCCGCCGGAGTACACGGAGCCCTCGGGGTCGGCGCCGACGACCTGCACCGCGCCGTCACTGGCGTCCTTCAGGTACCGCCCGGTCCCGGAGATGGTGCCGCCGGTGCCCACGCCCGCCACGAAGTGGGTGATCTTCCCCTCCGTCTGCTCCCACAGCTCGGGGCCGGTGGAGTGGTAGTGGGAGAGGGGGTTGTTGGGGTTGGAGTACTGGTCGGGCTTCCACGCGCCGGGCGTCTCACGCACCAGCCGGTCGGAGACGTTGTAGTAGGAGTCGGGGTGCTCGGGATCCACGGCCGTCGGGCACACCACGACCTCCGCCCCGTACGCCCGCAGCACGTTGATCTTGTCGGTGCTCACCTTGTCGGGGCACACGAAGATGCAGTGGTACCCCTTCTGCTGCGCCACGATGGCCAGCCCGACCCCGGTGTTCCCGCTGGTCGGCTCCACGATCGTCCCGCCGGGCTTGAGCGCACCGCTCTCCTCCGCCGCCTCGATCATGCGCAGGGCGATGCGGTCCTTCACGGAACCGCCCGGGTTGAAGTACTCGACCTTGGCCAGGACGGTCGCCCGAATGCCCTTGGTCACGCTGTTGAGCCTCACCAGCGGGGTGTTGCCGACGAGGCTGATCATCGAGTCGTGGAATTGCACCGTTGTCTCCGGATGCTTGCAAAAGAAGTGGTCGTGATTGTTCCGTCAGCCTACGGCTCAACAGAGCCGTTCACGCGCCGTTGAGATTGGCGGGAGGTCGGTACGGGGCAAGGAGTGGATGTACGGCTACGAGGAGGTGGCGGCGACGTATGACGAGCATGTCGAGGGCGCGGGTGGCCCGGCGGATCGCGGCCGGAGCGGCGTACGGCGGTGGCGGGATCGGCCTGGCCGGCGCGGCCGCCGTGGGTCTGCTGCTGGCGGAGGTCCGGATGGCCAGGCGGACCGTGGGCAACGGCTCCAGCGGTCGGGTCCCGGTGGCCGACGGTCTCTACGGAAACTCGTACGCCATCCCCGACGAACCGCCCCTGCGCCTGACGATGCTCGGTGACTCCACGGCCGCGGGCCAGGGTGTCCACCGGGCGGGCCAGACCCCGGGCGCGCTGCTGGCCTCGGGCCTCGCGGCGGTGGCTGAGTGCCAGGTGGAGCTGCACAACGTGGCCCTCCCGGGGGCCACGTCCGACGATCTGGACCGCCAGGTGGCCCTGGTCCTGGCGAACCCCGCCCATGTGCCGGACGTCTGCGTGATCATGATCGGCGCGAACGACGTCACCCACCGCATGCCGGCCACCCGCTCGGTGCGCCATCTGTCGTCGACGGTGCGCAGGCTGCGTACGGCCGGCGCGGAGGTCGTCGTCGCCACCTGTCCCGACCTGGGCACGGTGGAGCGGGTGCAGCAGCCGTTGCGCTGGCTGGCCCGCCGGGCCTCCCGCCAGCTGGCGGCGGCCCAGACGATCGGCGCCGTGGAGCAGGGCGGCCGCACGGTGTCGCTGGGCGACCTGTTGGGCCCCGAGTTCGAGGCGAACCCCCGCGAACTGTTCGGCCCCGACAACTACCACCCCTCGGCCGAGGGCTACGCGACCGCCGCGATGGCCGTCCTCCCCACCGTCTGCGCGGCCCTGAACCTGTGGCCGGCGGAGGAGGAGCGCCCGGACGTCTCCCGCCGCGAGGGCTTCCTCCCGGTGGCCCGCGCGGCAGCGGAGGCCGCCTCGGAGGCAGGCACGGAGGTCACGGCAGCGATGCCGACGGGCCCACGCGGCCCATGGGCCCTGCTCAAACGAAGGCGCCGCCGCCGGGTACCGGAGCCGGAACGCTCCCCGGCCCAGCAACCGTCACCGTGACCTCACCTGCTGAGTTCAGCCCCCTCCGGACCTGCTGAACTCAGCCCTCCGGACCTGCTGAACTCAGCCCCTCCGGCGTTTGAGGAGCGGGGGTCCGGGGGCGGGCCCCCGGGTCGGGACGGGAAAGGGCGGCGGGGGCGAAAAAAGCAAGCGCTTAGAAAATTGCGGCCAGGGTCACACCCCGACACCGGTGACCGAGCTGATACGTACGGGTAACTTCCAAGAGCAGCCCGACACCCCGTACTCCCGCCCGTCACCCGCCCACCGCCCCTCAACGAGGCGCTACGCGCCGCCCCTTCTTGTCTGGAGCCGTAATGCCCGAAGCCGTGATCGTCTCGACCGCCCGCTCCCCCATCGGCCGCGCCTTCAAGGGCTCCCTCAAGGACCTGCGCCCCGATGACCTCACCGCCACGATCATCCAGGCGGCCCTGGCGAAGGTCCCGGAGCTGGACCCGAGGGACATCGAGGACCTGATGCTCGGCTGCGGCCTCCCCGGCGGCGAGCAGGGCAGCAACCTCGGCCGCATCGTCGCCGTGCAGATGGGAATGGACCACCTCCCCGGCTGCACGATCACCCGTTACTGTTCCTCGTCGCTGCAGACCTCCCGTATGGCACTGCACGCCATCAAGGCCGGCGAGGGCGACGTCTTCATCTCGGCCGGCGTCGAGATGGTCTCCCGCTACACGAAGGGGAACTCCGACAGCCTCCCCGACACGCACAACCCCCTCTTCGCCGAGGCCGAGGCCCGCACCGAGGCCGTCGCCCAGCAGGAGGGCACCACCTGGCACGACCCGCGCGAGGACGGCCTGGTGCCCGACCCGTACATCGCGATGGGCCAGACCGCCGAGAACCTCGCCCGCACCAAGGGCGTCACCCGCCAGGACATGGACGAGTTCGGCGTCCGCTCGCAGAACCTCGCCGAGGAAGCCATCAAGAACGGCTTCTGGGAGCGCGAGATCACCCCGGTGACGCTTCCGGACGGCACGGTCGTCTCCAAGGACGACGGCCCGCGCGCCGGCGTCACCCTGGAAGGCGTGGCGGGCCTCAAGCCGGTCTTCCGCCCGGACGGGCTCGTCACGGCCGCCAACTGCTGCCCCCTGAACGACGGTGCGGCCGCGGTCGTCATCATGAGCGACACGAAGGCCCGCGAGCTCGGCCTCACCCCGCTCGCCCGCATCGTGTCGACCGGCGTCTCGGGCCTGTCCCCCGAGATCATGGGCCTCGGCCCGGTCGAGGCCTCGCAGCAGGCGCTGCGCCGGGCCGGCCTGACCATCGACGACATCGATCTGGTCGAGATCAACGAGGCGTTCGCCGCCCAGGTGATCCCCTCCTACCGCGACCTCGGCATCGACCTCGACAAGCTGAACGTCAACGGCGGTGCCATCGCCGTCGGCCACCCCTTCGGCATGACCGGCGCCCGCATCACCGGCACGCTCATCAACTCCCTCCAGTTCCACGACAAGCAGTTCGGCCTGGAGACGATGTGCGTCGGCGGCGGCCAGGGCATGGCGATGGTCATCGAGCGCCTGAGCTGAACCTCTCGGTAGCCAACACGGCACCCACCGTGAGCCGATGGCCCGGAGTCCGGGAAACCCCGGGCCTCCGGGCCGTTTTGTGATCCAATCTCCCCCAGGATGTGACCTATCTCCCTTAGCAGGGGGATTTACGCAGGTCAGCCTGTTACGGCGCTAAACCCCGGGCCCAAACTCCTGCCCGTTTCGTGACGTTACGCACTGACAGCTGGTTAGTCCGCCCTTCAAGCTGATGTAGGAAGTCGGGGGTCGACTTTGAACCGGGAGTACGTCAGTGAGCGCCATGCCGATCGCCTTGTTGGTCATCACGGCCGCCACGGGCGCCGTGGGCGTCGCCGTCCTGCGCACGCTCATGGTGCTGCGCCGTGAGGTCGCGGTACTGCACACCCAGCTCGCCGAGAACCGCCCCGCGCGCGGTCTCGTGCCGGCCGCCCGTCTCTCCTCGGAGGCCGACGAGATACGCGCCGCCGTGGCCGAGGCCCTTGCCGAGGAGCGCGAGCGTGAACTCGCCGAGGCGCGTGCCTTCTGGGCCGCCCAGGAGGCCCGTGACGCCTCTGACACGCCCTCGCTGCTGGGCCTGGCGGACAGCGAGCTGTTCCTGCCGCGACAGAGCGATTTCCTCGGCCTGGAGCCGCTGGAGCCGGTGAGCGAGCCGACCGGGGACACCGAGGAGTTCGCCGGGGACTCCCCCGAACTGGCCGCCGCCCGCCGCCGCCACCCCTCCCACCCGGACTTCGTGCCGGTCCAGTCACCGGTCGTGAACGACCATGAGCGCACGGTGGCCACACTGGAGGAACTCGCCGCGTCCCGCGTGGAACTGGCCGACGTCCGCCCGGGCCCGCTGGGCACCCTCGACGTCTACGTCTTCGCCGACGGCACCACCCTGTGCATGACCCCGGGCCACCGCGAGACGGCGGAACGTCTCGCCGCCGCTCTCCGCGCCGGCGAAACCCCGGTTCTGCTGGGCGGTTCGGGTATCTCCGGCGCCTACACGCTGACGTTCGAGTGCGGCGAGGAGAACGTCTACATCCTGGCGGACCGGGTCATAGCGTCCCTGTAGGGATCACACCCCGGCCCGCTTCTGCGCCTGAGCCACGAGTCCCACCGCTTCCTCGACCGAGCCCTCGTCCGTCAGTACGAGGGCCAAGTCATGTGCGGCCACGGTGATCTGGTCGGCGGCGGCGAACATCCCGGCGTCCGGCATCTCGCGCGGCTCCACGCCCGGCTGCTCCAGAGCCTGCGCCCGCCGGGCCAACTCCCTGGCCAGCGCCAGGGCCTCGGAGGCACCCCCGCGTTGCAGCCGGCTCTGCGGCGCGGCCCTCAAACGGTCGGCAAAGTGATCCACAGCTCGCGTCAGGGGTGTCGTATCAAC
It encodes:
- a CDS encoding cystathionine beta-synthase; protein product: MQFHDSMISLVGNTPLVRLNSVTKGIRATVLAKVEYFNPGGSVKDRIALRMIEAAEESGALKPGGTIVEPTSGNTGVGLAIVAQQKGYHCIFVCPDKVSTDKINVLRAYGAEVVVCPTAVDPEHPDSYYNVSDRLVRETPGAWKPDQYSNPNNPLSHYHSTGPELWEQTEGKITHFVAGVGTGGTISGTGRYLKDASDGAVQVVGADPEGSVYSGGSGRPYLVEGVGEDFWPTAYDRTVADEIVAVSDKDSFQMTRRLAKEEGLLVGGSCGMAVVAALRVAERLDENGVVVVLLPDSGRGYLSKIFNDEWMADYGFLEDEGPSARVADVLNDKVHGAIPSLVHMHPDETVGEAIEVLREYGVSQMPIVKPGAGHPDVMAAEVVGSVVERELLDALFTKRASLEDPLEKHMSAPLPQVGSGEPVGDLMAVLGKADAAIVLVEGKPTGVISRQDLLAFLAKGEK
- a CDS encoding SGNH/GDSL hydrolase family protein — translated: MTSMSRARVARRIAAGAAYGGGGIGLAGAAAVGLLLAEVRMARRTVGNGSSGRVPVADGLYGNSYAIPDEPPLRLTMLGDSTAAGQGVHRAGQTPGALLASGLAAVAECQVELHNVALPGATSDDLDRQVALVLANPAHVPDVCVIMIGANDVTHRMPATRSVRHLSSTVRRLRTAGAEVVVATCPDLGTVERVQQPLRWLARRASRQLAAAQTIGAVEQGGRTVSLGDLLGPEFEANPRELFGPDNYHPSAEGYATAAMAVLPTVCAALNLWPAEEERPDVSRREGFLPVARAAAEAASEAGTEVTAAMPTGPRGPWALLKRRRRRRVPEPERSPAQQPSP
- a CDS encoding acetyl-CoA C-acetyltransferase; amino-acid sequence: MPEAVIVSTARSPIGRAFKGSLKDLRPDDLTATIIQAALAKVPELDPRDIEDLMLGCGLPGGEQGSNLGRIVAVQMGMDHLPGCTITRYCSSSLQTSRMALHAIKAGEGDVFISAGVEMVSRYTKGNSDSLPDTHNPLFAEAEARTEAVAQQEGTTWHDPREDGLVPDPYIAMGQTAENLARTKGVTRQDMDEFGVRSQNLAEEAIKNGFWEREITPVTLPDGTVVSKDDGPRAGVTLEGVAGLKPVFRPDGLVTAANCCPLNDGAAAVVIMSDTKARELGLTPLARIVSTGVSGLSPEIMGLGPVEASQQALRRAGLTIDDIDLVEINEAFAAQVIPSYRDLGIDLDKLNVNGGAIAVGHPFGMTGARITGTLINSLQFHDKQFGLETMCVGGGQGMAMVIERLS